Within uncultured Methanoregula sp., the genomic segment ATGCCGGCGGGAAGAACTGAATGAGACGGCGGAGTGGAGCCCCCGGTGTGGACACGGTTTGTGAAGGGGATGCGCTCAAACTCCTGCCCAAGGTACCCTCCGGGACCGTTGATCTGATCATCACGGATCCCCCGTTTGCCATCGATTTCAAAGCACAGCGGCTCAACTACAACCGGAAAGGATCGAATGTCATCGAGGGCTACCAGGAGATCCCGGAAGAGGAGTACGGGTCCTTTACCCGTAGCTGGATGGCAGAAGCAGCCCGTGTTCTGGCCCCTTCCGGAAGCATGTACGTTTTTTCCGGCTGGAACCGGCTCCGGGATATCCTGGAAGGGCTGGATGCAGCCGGGCTGACAACCATCAACCACCTTATCTGGAAGTACCAGTTCGGCGTGTTCACGAAGAAGAAGTACGTTACCAGCCACTACCATATCCTGTTCGTGGTAAAAGATCCCAAAAAGTACACCTTCAACAAGATCGACCATTATCCTGAGGATGTCTGGGT encodes:
- a CDS encoding site-specific DNA-methyltransferase, which encodes MRRRSGAPGVDTVCEGDALKLLPKVPSGTVDLIITDPPFAIDFKAQRLNYNRKGSNVIEGYQEIPEEEYGSFTRSWMAEAARVLAPSGSMYVFSGWNRLRDILEGLDAAGLTTINHLIWKYQFGVFTKKKYVTSHYHILFVVKDPKKYTFNKIDHYPEDVWVINREYWKGKMKTPTKLPPEIVRKILLYSSNPGNLVLDPFLGSGTVAIVAQQEGRHFLGFEVVPEYCAFARASLSPTNGRH